One window from the genome of Thermoleophilia bacterium encodes:
- a CDS encoding NADH-quinone oxidoreductase subunit N has protein sequence MTFEAPSIDYAALSPIIALTAGLVMLVLVAVFDSLKRFGSGLALLTLAVTAGCLIWQWDTNTDLVAGSLHFDGITVTLSLLCVVSAAVAVLLSIGDPAEKQTGRSDYLALLMGSVLGMVMLTQANNIITFFVALELLSIPLYALCATNLRKRDSLESGLKYLIIGSLGSATLLYGLALIYGVSGATEFPQIAAGFLGDGSTEQINKLVSDPLALVGVGMVTVGLAFKVSIAPFHQWTPDVYQGAPTPITAFMAVATKAAAFAIFIRFFLVALIGLVDGWDVMLAALAALSIVVGNVGALTQNSLKRMLGYSGIAQAGYMLCGIVVASQDGISALVFYLAAYVAMNLAAFAVLVVHERQNGFSDDISSLRGLGRSKPLLAWPLTIAMLALAGLPPTAGFIGKLYLIEALVDADWTWLGVMIAVGTMISLVYYLRVVAAVWMNPEPEASPADEINTAGLPTAVAGAPVDEFYDPEAHRRWYLVLPAVLGAAATVFFGVIPQPLVEFAQHAVSGYVT, from the coding sequence GTGACCTTCGAGGCCCCGTCAATCGACTACGCGGCACTCTCGCCGATCATCGCCTTGACTGCCGGGCTGGTCATGCTGGTTCTGGTCGCCGTCTTCGATTCACTCAAGCGCTTCGGTTCCGGCCTCGCGCTGCTGACCCTCGCCGTGACCGCGGGCTGCCTGATCTGGCAGTGGGACACCAACACCGACCTGGTCGCCGGATCGCTCCACTTCGACGGCATCACCGTGACGCTGTCGCTGCTCTGCGTGGTCTCGGCCGCGGTGGCCGTGCTGCTCTCGATCGGGGACCCCGCCGAGAAGCAGACGGGCCGCAGTGACTACCTCGCCCTCCTGATGGGATCCGTCCTCGGCATGGTGATGCTCACCCAGGCCAACAACATCATCACCTTCTTCGTGGCGCTCGAACTGCTCTCGATCCCGCTCTACGCGCTCTGCGCAACCAACCTGAGAAAACGCGACTCGCTCGAGTCGGGGCTCAAGTACTTGATCATCGGGTCGCTCGGCTCGGCCACGCTGCTCTACGGCCTGGCCTTGATCTACGGCGTGTCCGGCGCCACCGAATTCCCCCAGATCGCGGCCGGCTTCCTCGGCGACGGTTCGACCGAGCAGATCAACAAGCTGGTCTCCGATCCCCTGGCCCTGGTCGGCGTCGGCATGGTCACGGTGGGCCTCGCCTTCAAGGTATCGATCGCTCCGTTCCACCAATGGACCCCGGACGTCTACCAGGGCGCACCGACACCGATCACCGCTTTCATGGCCGTCGCCACCAAGGCGGCCGCCTTCGCGATCTTCATCCGCTTCTTCTTGGTCGCCCTGATCGGCCTGGTCGACGGTTGGGACGTCATGCTCGCGGCGCTGGCCGCACTCTCGATCGTCGTCGGCAACGTCGGTGCCCTGACCCAGAACTCGCTCAAGCGCATGCTCGGATACTCCGGGATTGCCCAGGCCGGCTACATGCTGTGCGGCATCGTCGTCGCCAGCCAGGACGGAATTTCGGCGCTGGTCTTCTATCTCGCCGCCTACGTGGCGATGAATTTGGCTGCTTTCGCCGTGCTGGTCGTCCACGAGCGTCAGAACGGATTCAGCGACGACATCTCTTCGCTCCGCGGACTCGGGCGCAGCAAGCCGCTGCTGGCGTGGCCGCTGACGATCGCGATGCTGGCCCTGGCCGGGCTGCCACCGACCGCCGGCTTCATCGGCAAGCTCTACCTGATCGAGGCCCTGGTCGACGCCGACTGGACCTGGCTTGGTGTGATGATCGCCGTCGGCACGATGATCTCGCTGGTCTATTACCTGCGGGTGGTCGCCGCGGTCTGGATGAACCCCGAACCCGAGGCTTCGCCCGCGGATGAAATCAACACCGCCGGCTTGCCAACCGCCGTCGCCGGCGCCCCGGTCGACGAGTTTTACGACCCCGAGGCGCACCGACGCTGGTACCTGGTCCTGCCCGCGGTACTCGGCGCCGCGGCCACGGTCTTCTTCGGCGTGATCCCGCAGCCGCTGGTCGAGTTCGCCCAGCACGCGGTATCCGGCTACGTCACCTGA